The following coding sequences lie in one Miscanthus floridulus cultivar M001 chromosome 9, ASM1932011v1, whole genome shotgun sequence genomic window:
- the LOC136480416 gene encoding 3-ketoacyl-CoA synthase 20-like, whose amino-acid sequence MSSKSETTASNERSSTIQSAGHRTCSIKLCYQHLAVSYALYLFLAPILAAADNFIASARSALKAKLPFTIAVLAVVAAVLASNPGVEHAVTRETFMRLLAGYGTFSDDSLAFQRKILERSGLGQGTNLPKAMISSPPNSCMAEARSEAEAVMFGAVDQGLAKTGVRPGDIGIVVLTAASAAPHRRSLP is encoded by the exons ATGAGCAGCAAGTCAGAAACCACTGCGTCCAACGAGCGTAGCAGCACAATCCAGAGCGCCGGCCACCGGACATGCAGCATCAAGCTGTGCTACCAGCACCTGGCGGTCTCCTACGCACTCTACCTCTTCCTGGCGCCCATCCTTGCTGCCGCTGACAACTTCATCGCGTCCGCACGCTCCGCGCTCAAAGCTAAGCTGCCCTTCACCATCGCTGTCCTAGCTGTCGTCGCTGCCGTCCTCGCCTCA AATCCCGGGGTGGAGCACGCGGTGACCCGGGAGACGTTCATGCGGCTTCTGGCCGGGTACGGAACGTTCTCCGACGACAGTCTGGCTTTCCAGCGGAAGATCCTGGAGCGCTCGGGACTGGGGCAGGGAACCAACTTGCCCAAGGCCATGATCAGCTCGCCGCCCAACTCGTGCATGGCGGAGGCCCGCAGCGAGGCGGAGGCTGTCATGTTCGGCGCCGTCGACCAGGGGCTGGCCAAGACTGGCGTCCGCCCCGGGGACATTGGGATCGTCGTCTTAACAGCGGCCTCTGCAGCCCCACACCGTCGCTCTCTGCCATGA